A region from the Xenopus laevis strain J_2021 chromosome 4S, Xenopus_laevis_v10.1, whole genome shotgun sequence genome encodes:
- the rgs8.S gene encoding regulator of G-protein signaling 8 — protein sequence MHQSTKFRSLSLSCPTRSASEMDAALGGHGTGKPARPCGSNLGRSRGIRTHLSCLSQKSDSFSDFSSLQYDSKHSQALKRLTPDEARRWARSFDLLLSHKYGRTVFRAFLQTEFSEENLEFWMACEEYRKTRSLNKLSAKAHHIFQEFIDVQAPREVNLDYPSRELIKRNLLHPTLSCFDLAQLRIHSLMERDSYPRFLRSKMYNELLSHTQKSPC from the exons ATGCATCAAAGCACCAAATTCCGCTCTCTCAGCCTCAGCTGCCCAACACGTTCAGCCAGCGAGATGGATGCAGCACTGGGGGGTCACGGAACAGGAAAACCAGCCAGACCATGTGGGTCTAATCTGGG TAGGAGCAGAGGAATTCGGACTCATCTGAGCTGCCTCTCGCAGAAGTCTGATTCTTTCAGTGACTTCTCATCTTTACAATATGACAGTAAACACAGCCAGGCACTGAA acGATTAACTCCCGATGAAGCAAGAAGATGGGCACGTTCTTTTGACCTTCTTCTGTCTCATAAAT ATGGCCGCACAGTGTTTCGCGCCTTCCTCCAGACAGAATTTAGTGAGGAGAACCTTGAATTTTGGATGGCTTGTGAAGAGTACAGAAAAACCCGTTCACTCAATAAGCTTTCAGCGAAAGCTCATCACATATTCCAGGAGTTTATTGATGTACAGGCTCCAAGAGAA GTGAATCTTGATTACCCAAGTCGTGAACTGATAAAGCGCAACCTGCTGCACCCTACTTTGTCTTGTTTTGACCTTGCACAGCTGAGAATACACAGCCTAATGGAGAGAGATTCTTACCCAAGGTTTCTTCGTTCAAAAATGTACAATGAGCTTCTCAGCCACACTCAGAAGAGCCCATGCTAG